The DNA region GAGCCGGCGCAGCCGGTCGACGTCGTCCTGACCGGCCAGCCCGCTGCCACCGCCCCACAGGCCCCACGCCACCGAGGTGGCGGGCAGTCCCCGGGCACGACGACGTTCGGCGAGCGCGTCCAACGCGGCGTTCGCGGCGCCATAGGCCCCCTGCCCTGCGCCGCCCCAGACACCCGCGTTGGAGGAGAAGAGCACGAAGGCGTCCAGTTCGGTGCCTTCGAGAAGTTCGTCGAGGTGGATGGCGCCGCCGGTCTTGGCGGCGAGCGCGTCGGCGAGTTCCGCCGGGCCGGTCTCGGCGAGCGACGCGGTGGTCCCGACCCCCGCCGCGTGCACGACGGCGTTCGGCGGGTACTCGGCCAGCACCACGGCCAGTGCCTCGCGATCGGCGACGTCACAGGCGGCGAACGTCACCTTGGCACCGAGCCCGGCGAGTTCTTCGCGCAACTCCGCCGCGCCTTCGGCCGCCGCCCCGCGCCTGCTGGTGAGCACCAGGTGTTCGGCGCCGTTCCCGGCGAGCCATCGCGCGACGTGGGCGGCCACCGCCCCGGTGCCGCCGGTGACCAGCACGGTTCCGCGCGGCCGCCAGTCCGGCGCGACCGCGTCCCCGAGCGGCGCCCGTACGAGCCGCCGCAGGTAAACCCCGGACGATCGCACGGCGACCTGGTCCTCGTCGCCGGTGGCGAGCACTCCGGCAAGCCTGGCCGCTGCGCGTTCGTCGAGTTCCGCGGGAAGGTCGACGAGGCCGCCCCAGCGTTCGGGGTGTTCGAGACCGACGGCCCGGCCGAGCCCCCAGACCGCGGCCTGCGTGTTCGGCACTTCCGACCGGCCGACGGCGACCGCGCCGGAGGTGGCGATCCACAGTGGAGCGTCGAGCCCGTCGAGCTTTCGGACGAGGTCGGCGGTCGCGGCGAGCCCGGCGGGGACCACCGGATGCTGCCGTTCGTCCAGCGCCAGCAGGGAAAGCACGCCGTCGACCGGCTCGCTCGGCAGTTCGTCATCGGCGCCTGCGACCAGGACACGGGCACCGAGGCGGGTGAGCACCTCCGCGACGGGCGGCACCGGACTGGACGGGACCACCAGCAGCCACGTCCCGTCGAGAGTGGCCGCGGTGGCCCCGGTGGCCGGGACCCAGTCGATCCGGTATCGCCAGCTGTCCACTGTGGACTTTTCGAGGCCGGAGCGGCGCCAGGCCGAAAGCGCGGGAAGCACCGCGTCCCAGGCTCCTTCCCCGGCGGGGACGGCGGCGTCCAGCGCTTCGGTGTCTGCCTGGTCGACGGCTGCCCAGAAGCGCAGTTCGGCCGCCGTCCCGCCCTGCCGGGCGACGACGGCGTCGAGCCAGTACGGCACCCGTTGGAAGGCATACGTGGGCAGGTCGACCCTGGTGGCACCGGGCCACAACGCGGCCCAGTCCGGGCGGAGGCCGCGCACATGCGCCTCGGCCAGCGAGGTCAGGAACCGTCGGACGCCACCCTCGTCGCGACGCAGCGAACCGAGCGCGACCGCGTGGGCGCCGCGTTCCTCGATGGTTTCGGTGACGCTGCCGGTCAGCACCGGATGCGCGCTGGCTTCGACGAAGAACCGGTGGCCGTCGTCGAGCAGCCGCCGGACGGCACGGTCGAACCGGACGGTGGCCCGCAGGTTCCGGAACCAGTACTCCGGGGTGAGACCGCCCGTGTCGAGGGGTTCGCCGGTGACCGCCGAGTAGAACGGCACCGTGGACGCGTGGTGCTCGACGCCGGCGAGCAGGCCGAGCAGCTCCTCGCGCAGGACGTCCACCTGCGGCGAATGCGAGGCGTAGTCCACCGGGATCCGGCGGGCGCGCACGCCGTCCGCTTCGCAGGCGGCGATGAGACCGTCGAGCGCCTCGGGGTCGCCGGAGACGACGACCGACGCGGGTCCGTTGACCGCGGCCACGGCGGCCCGGTCGCCCCATGCCGTCAGCCGAGGGAGCACGTCGTCGCGACCGAGCGCGACCGCGACCATGCCTCCGTCCCCGGACAGCGCGAGGATGGCCTTGGCCCGCAAGGCGACGACCTTCGCGGCGTCGGCCAGCGACAGCGCGCCGGACACGTACGCGGCGGCGATCTCGCCCTGGCTGTGCCCTGTCACCGCGTCGGGTTCGACCCCGCACGCCCGCCACAGCGCCGCCAGCGACACGTTGACCGCGAAGAGCGCGGGCTGGACGACGTCGACGCGCTCCAGCGCCTTCGCGTCGCCGAGCACGTCGGTGAGCTTCCAGTCCACAAAGGACGAAAGAGCGCGCTCGCAGTCGAGCAGCGCGGCCCGGAAGACCGGCGAGGAGTCTTTGAGCGACAGAGCCATCCCGGCCCATTGCGATCCCTGCCCGGGGAAGACGAACGCGACCTTGCCCGGCGGCAAAGCGATGCCTTCGACCAGCCCCGCCGCAGGCGTCCCGGCGGCCAGCGCGTCGAGCGAGGCGCCCGCTTCGGCCACGACCACGGCGCGGTGCTCCAGCGCGGCACGGGTCGTCGCGAGCGAGAAAGCGATGTCGGTCAGCGATTCCGTCCGGCGAAGGTGCTCACGCAGCCGGGCGGACTGCGCGCGCAAGGCCTCGGCGCTCCGGGCGGACAGGACCAGCGGTGTCACCCCGTCGCCGACCGGTGATTCGCCGTCGCGCTCGGCGGGCTCGACCTCCGGCGCCTGTTCGACGATCACGTGCGCGTTGGTGCCGCTGACCCCGAACGACGAGATCCCGGCGCGACGTGCTTCACCGGTTTCCGGCCACGGGCGGGCCTCGGTAAGCAGTTCGACCGCACCGGCTTCCCAGTCCACTTTGGACGTCGGAGTGTCGATGTGCAGGGTCTTCGGCGCGATCCCGTGCCGGATCGCCTGCACCATCTTGATCACGCCGCCGACCCCGGCGGCCGCCTGGGTGTGCCCGACGTTCGACTTCAGCGAACCGAGCCACAGTGGACGGACGCGCTCCTGCCCGTAGGCGGCGATCAGGGCCTGCGCTTCGATCGGATCGCCCAGCGTCGTCCCTGTGCCGTGCGCCTCGACGACGTCGACCTGGTGCGGCGCGAGCCCGGCGCTGTCGAGCGCCTGCCGGATCACCCGCTGCTGCGACGGGCCGTTCGGCGCGGTGAGCCCGCTGCTCGCGCCGTCCTGGTTGACCGCGGTGCCGCGGACCACGGCGAGTACCGGATGCCCGTTGCGACGGGCGTCGGAGAGCCGTTCGAGCAGCAGGATCCCGGCGCCCTCGGCCCATCCGGTGCCGTCGGCCGCGTCGGCGAAGGGTTTGCAGCGGCCGTCGGGCGCCATCCCGCGCTGACGGCTGAACTCCACGAAGGTCTCCGGTGAGGCCATCACGGTCACCCCGCCCGCCAGCGCGAGCGTGGATTCCCCGCGCCGGAGCGACTCGGCGGCGAGATGCAGCGCGACCAGCGAAGACGAACAGGCGGTGTCGATGGTGACGGCGGGGCCTTCGAGGCCGAAGGTGTAGGCGACGCGGCCGGAGGCGACGCTCCCGGCGCTGCCGTTGCCGAGGTAGCCCTCGAACTCACGCAGTTCCTCGGCGCGGGGGTCGAGCCTGGAGCCGTAGTCGTTGTACATCACCCCGGCGAACACGCCGGTCCGGCTGCCGCGCACCGAAAGCGGGTCGATCCCGGCGCGTTCGAAGACCTCCCAGGCGGTCTCCAGCAGGAGGCGCTGCTGCGGGTCGACGGTGAGCGCTTCACGCGGGCTGATGCCGAAGAACGCGGCGTCGAACTCGTGCGCGTCGTAGAGGAAGCCACCTTCGCGCGTGTAGGTCTTGCCGTGCCGGGCTGGGTCGGGGTCGTACAGGGCCTCGACGTCCCAGCCCCGGTCGGCGGGGAAACCGCCCACCGCGTCGGTGCCCGCGGCCACGAGGTCCCACAGCTGCTCCGGGCCGCGGACCCCGCCCGGGTACCGGCAGGCCATCCCGATGATCGCGATCGGCTCGTGGTCCCGAGCCTCGGCTTCCCGCAACTGGGCACGAGTCCGATGCAGGTCGGCCGACACCCGCTTGAGGTAGTCGCGCAGCTTCTCCTCGTTCAGCATCAGTAGCCAACCTCTTCGCGCCGGGAAAAACGAAATGCCACTCGAAGAAAAGCTAGGTGAGCTGCGAAGAGGCGGACAACCCCTAGCCGCCCCTAGGTCCCCTTGGGGAATAGGCGACGGACAGGGGCACTTTCGAGACCGTATCCGACCGGGGCGAAGGCTCCTTTCACCGCATCAGACGCGGTGAAGGGAGCCTTCAGCCCACGCGCGTCCGGTCGAGCCTCCGCCTGAGCGGGTATCGCGAAAGCCACTTTCGACCCGATCCGGCCGGTACGAAGGCTCCTTTCACCGCATCAGACGCGGCGATGGGAGCCTTCAGCCCACGTACGGCGGGTTCTGCCCACCTGCGGCGGGGCTCGGTCTGCCACCTTGGGTTCGCTCTGCCACCTTGGGCTGAGCCGACGGCCGGGGCGGGTGTCGCGAAAGCCACTTTCGAGACATGTGACGTCCCGAAAGTGGCTTTCGCGACAGGTCGAAACCATTCTTACCACTCAGCCGGGTTTCAGCACATTGTCGATGAAGGCGAACATTTCCTCGTCGTCCGCCGATTCGAGTTTTCCGTCGATTTCCGCGGCCGTGTCCTCACCCCCTTGGAGCGTGCCGAGAAGGGCGCGCAGCCGGGCGGTGAGCCGGGCCCGTTCGGCCTCTCCGGGGTCGGCCGCGGTCAGCGCGGCGGCGAACCGGTCGAGTTCGGCGTCGAGGCCCGGGCCGGCGGACTCGGTGCCCAGTTCGGCCGCCAGGTAGGCGGCGAGCGCTCCGGCGTTGGGCCGGTCGAAGACGAGCGTGGGCGGCAACCGCAGTCCGGTCGCCTCGGCGAGCCGGTTGCGCAGTTCCACGGCGGTCAGCGAGTCGAAGCCCAGTTCGAGGAACCCGCGGTCTTCGGCGATCGCGTCGGCCGACTCGTGCCCGAGCACGGCCGCCACCCGCGTCCGCACCACCTCCAGCAGCAGCCGGACGCGTTCGGCCTCCGGTTTCCCGGCGAGGTCGCGGGCCAGCGCCTCGGCCGTGCCCGACGCCTCCCCCGCCCGTCGCGCGGGGACTCGCACCAGGCCGCGCAGCAGGGCGGGGATCTCGGCGGCCGCGCGGCCCCGGAACGCGGTCAGGTCGATCTTGGCGGGGACGAGCAGGCCGTCCCGGCCGGACACGGCGGCGTCGAACAGCGCCAGTCCGTCCTCCGTGGATAGCGCGGTGACGCCCGCGCGGGCCATCCGGCGGACGTCGGTGTCGTCGAGTTCGCCGGTCAGCTTGCTGCGTTCCGCCCAGAAACCCCAGGCGAGGGACACGCCCGGCAGCCCCTCGGCGCGGCGCCGGAGCATGAGGGCGTCGGCGTAGGCGTTGGCCGCGGCGTAGCCCGCTTGCCCAGGGTTGCCGAAGACCCCGGCAGCCGAGGAGAACACGACGAACTTGCGGACCGGCCCGGCGAGTTCGTGCAGCACGCGGGCGCCGTCGGCCTTCGGGGCCAGCACGGTGCCGAGCCGGTCCGGGGTCAGGCCGTCGACGAGCCCGTCGTCGAGTACGGCCGCGGCGTGCACCACCGCGGTCACCGGATGGTCGGCCAGCAGCGCGCGCACCGCCGCCGGGTCCGCGACGTCGCAGGCCGCGACGGTGACCTGGGTGCCGTGGTCCGCCAGCTCCGCGACGAGGTCTTCCGCACCGGCGCCCGTCCGCCCGGTCAGCACCAGTCCGCGCACGCCGTGCCGGACGGCGAGGTGCCGGGCCAACGCCTGCCCGAGCCGTCCGGTGCCGCCGGTGATCAGCACGACGTCGTCGGGCGTCCAGTCCGGTTCGCCCGCGTCGGCGGCCGCCACCCGCGCGAGGCGGGGTACCAGCGGTTTGCCGTCGTGGACGGCGACCTGCGCCTCCCCGGTCGCCAGCGCGGTGCGGACCTCGTCCTCGGTCCGCGCGTCGATCAGCACGAACCGGCCCGGATTCTCGGACTGGGCCGACCGCACCAGGCCCCAGACCGCGGTCGCCACCGGATCCGGCGACGCGCTCGCCACCGCGCCCGACGTGAACACCACGGTGGTGGCCGTCGAATCCGCCTGGATCCGCTTCAGGACCTCCTCCAGGACCGGCCGCAGTTCACCTTCGGGGCAGCGCCACACCACCGGCTCTTCCGGCGCCGACCCCACCGGCGCAGGGACCCAGTCGAGCCGGAACAGCGAATCCCGGTGGCGTCCGAGCTGGGCCGGGGAGATCGGACGCAGCCCCAGTTCCCCGACGGTCAGCACCGGGGCGCCGGTGTCGTCGGCCACGGTGAGCGAGCCGCCGTCGGCGGTCGGGGTGAGCCGGACCCGGAGTTTCGACGCGCCCGTGGCGTGGAGGGTCACGCCGGACCAGGTGAACGGCAGGCGGACGGTTTCGTCCCGGGCTCCGAGGCCGAGGGTGTGCAGGGCCGCGTCGAGCAGGGCCGGGTGCACGCCGAAGCGGTCCGCCTCCTCGCCCGCGGGCAGGTCGACCTCGGCGAACACGTCGTCACCCTGGCGCCACGCGGCACGCAGTCCTTGGAACACCGGACCGTAGGCGAGGCCGAGTTCGGCGAAACGGTCGTAGAGATCGGCCACCGGCACCTCGGCGGCACCGGGAGGCGGCCACTCGGCGAGCGACACCGTCGAGGGAATGCCCGCGGACAGCGTGCCCTGGGCGTTGCGGGTCCACGGTTCGGCGGAGTCCTCCGGCCGCGAGTGCACGGACACGACGCGGTGGCCGCGCTCGTCGGGCTCCCCGACCACGACCTGCAGCGCCACAGGCCCGTCGACGAGGAGCGGGGCTTCCAGGGTCAGTTCGCCGATGCCGTCGCAGCCGGCCTCGCGCCCCGCGCGCAGGACGAGTTCGACGAACGCCGTACCCGGCAGGAGCACGGTGTCCAGGACGGCGTGGTCGGCAAGCCAGGGATGGGTCTCCGGCGAGATCCGGCCGGTGAGGACGAGGCCGTCGCCGTCCGCGAGCGGCAAGGCGGCACCGAGCAGCGGATGGTCCACCACCGTCTGCCCGAACGCCGACGCGTCCCCGCTCGCGGTGCCCGCTTCGAGCCAGAACCGCTTGTGCTGGAAGGCATACGTCGGCAGGTCGACCCGTTCCGCAGGCGGCAGCACGGCGGACCACGAGGGACTCAGGCCCTGCGCGTGGGCTTCGGCCAGCGACGCGACGAACCGCTCCGGCCCGCCCTCGCCCCGGCGCAAACTCCCCAACGCCACAACGTCTTCACTGATACCAGGCACCAGAACCGGATGCGGACTCGCCTCCACGAAAAACCGGAAACCATCCTCCAGCAACCGATCCACCGTCCGCGCGAACTGCACCGTCCCGCGCAAATTCCGGAACCAATACCCAGCATCCAACTCCAGAGGCTCATCGGTCACCGTCGAATAAAACGGAATCACCGGCTCCCGCGGCGAAATACCCGCCAACGCCGACACCACATCTTGCTCGATCGCATCCACATGCGCCGAATGCGACGCGTAATCCACCGGAATCCGCTTCGCCCGCACGTCCAGCAGCTCACACCGCTTGACCAACGCATCCAACCCAGCGACATCACCCGACACCACCACCGACGCGGCACCGTTCACCGCCGCCACCGACACACCCTCCGGCAACAACTCCCGCACCCGGTCCTCAGCAGCGGCCACCGACACCATGCCACCGAGACCCGACAACGCCAGAATCGCCTTACTCCGCAAACACACAACCCGCGCCGCATCCTGAAGCGACAACGCACCAGCCACACACGCCGCAGCGATCTCACCCTGCGAATGACCCACCACCGCAGCAGGCTCCACCCCACACGCCCGCCACAACCGCGCCAACGACACCATCACCGCGAACAACACCGGCTGCACCACATCAACCCGCTCCAACGCAACCGCGTCGGACAACACCTCAGACAACCGCCAGTCCACAAAGGACGACAAAGCCTTCTCGCACTCGGCCATCGACTCCGCGAACACCGGAACAGCCGACAACAACTCCTCCGCCATCCCCACCCACTGCGAACCCTGACCCGGGAACACGAAAACGGCCTTACCCGTCTCGGCGGCACCGGTCACGACCCGCGCGGCTGGTTCACCGTCGGAGAGGGAACGCAGGCCGCCGAGCAGCTCGACGAGGTCTTCGGCGAGTACGACCGCCCGGTGCGGCAACGCCGACCGCGTGTCGGCGAGGGCTCGCGCGACGGCCTTCGGGGATGGCTCGCTTGCCAGATGTGCCGCCAGCTTCGACGCCTGGGCGCGCAAAGCCTCCTCGCTCCGGCCGGAAAGGACGAACGGCAGAGCCGCGGATTCGAGCACCCGAGTGTCCACAAGGGACTCGGGTTCGACGGGTGGCGCCTGCTCCAGGATCACGTGCGCGTTGGTACCGCTGATCCCGAACGACGAGACCCCGGCCCGGCGTGGTTCCCCGGTCTCCGGCCACGGCTGTTCCCCGGTCAGCAGCGAGACCTCGCCCGCCGACCAGTCCACATGCGACGATGGAGCGTCGACGTGCAGGGTGCGTGGCGCGATCCCGTGCCGGATGGCCTGCACCATCTTGATCACCCCGCCGACCCCGGCGGCGGCCTGCGTGTGCCCGATGTTCGACTTGAGGGAGCCGAGCAGCAGCGGGCGTTCCCGGTCCTGGCCGTAGGTCGCCAGCAGCGCCTGCGCCTCGATCGGGTCACCGAGGGTGGTGCCGGTGCCGTGTCCCTCGACGACGTCGACCTGTCCCGGCGAGAGCCGGGCGTC from Amycolatopsis sp. EV170708-02-1 includes:
- a CDS encoding type I polyketide synthase, coding for MSGDEKLLENLKWATGELRRARRRLVELEEAGHEPIAVVGMSCRFPGGVRSPEQLWELVASGTDALSEFPGDRGWDLGGLFDPDPDTPGKTYVSEGGFLYDAGDFDAAFFGISPREAQAMDPQQRLLLEAAWEVLERAGIDPAALRGSRTGVFAGVIHNDYTGVLTDIPPELEPYLGNGNFSSVASGRIAYTLGLEGPAVSVDTACSSSLVALHLAAQSLRREECTLALVGGVNVMTHPAAFVDFSRQRGLAADGRCKAFAEAADGTGWGEGVGMLLVERLSDAQRNGHQVLAVLRGSAINQDGASNGLTAPNGPAQQRVIRQALADARLSPGQVDVVEGHGTGTTLGDPIEAQALLATYGQDRERPLLLGSLKSNIGHTQAAAGVGGVIKMVQAIRHGIAPRTLHVDAPSSHVDWSAGEVSLLTGEQPWPETGEPRRAGVSSFGISGTNAHVILEQAPPVEPESLVDTRVLESAALPFVLSGRSEEALRAQASKLAAHLASEPSPKAVARALADTRSALPHRAVVLAEDLVELLGGLRSLSDGEPAARVVTGAAETGKAVFVFPGQGSQWVGMAEELLSAVPVFAESMAECEKALSSFVDWRLSEVLSDAVALERVDVVQPVLFAVMVSLARLWRACGVEPAAVVGHSQGEIAAACVAGALSLQDAARVVCLRSKAILALSGLGGMVSVAAAEDRVRELLPEGVSVAAVNGAASVVVSGDVAGLDALVKRCELLDVRAKRIPVDYASHSAHVDAIEQDVVSALAGISPREPVIPFYSTVTDEPLELDAGYWFRNLRGTVQFARTVDRLLEDGFRFFVEASPHPVLVPGISEDVVALGSLRRGEGGPERFVASLAEAHAQGLSPSWSAVLPPAERVDLPTYAFQHKRFWLEAGTASGDASAFGQTVVDHPLLGAALPLADGDGLVLTGRISPETHPWLADHAVLDTVLLPGTAFVELVLRAGREAGCDGIGELTLEAPLLVDGPVALQVVVGEPDERGHRVVSVHSRPEDSAEPWTRNAQGTLSAGIPSTVSLAEWPPPGAAEVPVADLYDRFAELGLAYGPVFQGLRAAWRQGDDVFAEVDLPAGEEADRFGVHPALLDAALHTLGLGARDETVRLPFTWSGVTLHATGASKLRVRLTPTADGGSLTVADDTGAPVLTVGELGLRPISPAQLGRHRDSLFRLDWVPAPVGSAPEEPVVWRCPEGELRPVLEEVLKRIQADSTATTVVFTSGAVASASPDPVATAVWGLVRSAQSENPGRFVLIDARTEDEVRTALATGEAQVAVHDGKPLVPRLARVAAADAGEPDWTPDDVVLITGGTGRLGQALARHLAVRHGVRGLVLTGRTGAGAEDLVAELADHGTQVTVAACDVADPAAVRALLADHPVTAVVHAAAVLDDGLVDGLTPDRLGTVLAPKADGARVLHELAGPVRKFVVFSSAAGVFGNPGQAGYAAANAYADALMLRRRAEGLPGVSLAWGFWAERSKLTGELDDTDVRRMARAGVTALSTEDGLALFDAAVSGRDGLLVPAKIDLTAFRGRAAAEIPALLRGLVRVPARRAGEASGTAEALARDLAGKPEAERVRLLLEVVRTRVAAVLGHESADAIAEDRGFLELGFDSLTAVELRNRLAEATGLRLPPTLVFDRPNAGALAAYLAAELGTESAGPGLDAELDRFAAALTAADPGEAERARLTARLRALLGTLQGGEDTAAEIDGKLESADDEEMFAFIDNVLKPG